The Thalassoroseus pseudoceratinae genome has a segment encoding these proteins:
- a CDS encoding pilus assembly protein TadG-related protein has protein sequence MKTLSFRNPPDDLVCSSNQLGNRRGGVIIVMSAAMMVMILAMAAFSLDVGWISLTKAQMQNAVDAGALAAAMELNPYANQEDVEAAARQAAGEIAALHRAGDKRSVSLTAGNGNVEFGRQTYDPDTGETIFDWGPDARPYNMVKVTAEKRKIETGVTTDDRRLPLFFGPVIGQPKAPLEAHAIATFQPRDIVLVLDYSASMNDDSELRSIGTLGQDAIEDNIYQMWQDLGSPTYGNMGFWPDWVTVPGQDVDFDVTWKSDEVYVQKTGSRKIRAIYLEYANGRYDYWTMNRNSGTWKGSGSNNGQRITSAWVNDGNEWEEFDFYRNSTIRRGLGLNGVNYPSSGDWDDFIEYCRSHSNNMPWYDGDVYSAGYRRKFGMLTLINFWNKNKPKHSQTPDLWRASQQPITALKDACDILLDYLVAVAAEDQVGLSIYTAADSHGLLESGLTRDYGLLKTISRQRQAGHYHTNTNIGAGMNKGRIELENNARPKAYRMMVLMTDGLANMSSTGASPRDYAIDEAQYAAASGIKIMTISLGAGADTGLMQQIADITGGKHFNVPGGQGVAQYTEQLKETFATIASSRPLKLIEVP, from the coding sequence ATGAAGACGTTGAGTTTCCGAAACCCGCCTGATGATCTTGTGTGTTCCTCGAACCAACTGGGGAATCGGCGTGGTGGAGTCATCATTGTCATGTCAGCCGCGATGATGGTCATGATTTTGGCCATGGCGGCGTTCTCGCTGGATGTCGGTTGGATTTCGCTCACCAAGGCGCAGATGCAAAACGCTGTCGATGCTGGTGCGCTCGCTGCCGCAATGGAGTTGAATCCGTATGCCAACCAGGAGGACGTCGAAGCTGCCGCTCGGCAAGCAGCGGGCGAGATTGCGGCGTTGCACCGAGCTGGCGATAAGCGAAGTGTGAGCTTAACCGCCGGAAACGGAAACGTCGAATTCGGTCGGCAGACCTACGACCCCGATACGGGAGAGACGATCTTCGACTGGGGGCCAGACGCAAGACCGTACAACATGGTCAAGGTCACTGCGGAAAAACGAAAAATCGAGACCGGCGTGACGACCGACGATCGGCGATTGCCTTTGTTTTTCGGACCGGTCATCGGACAGCCAAAAGCTCCGCTGGAAGCTCATGCGATCGCCACGTTCCAACCTCGGGACATCGTCCTTGTGCTGGACTATTCGGCATCCATGAACGACGACAGCGAGCTTCGTTCAATCGGCACACTCGGGCAAGACGCCATTGAAGACAACATCTATCAAATGTGGCAAGACCTAGGCTCGCCAACCTATGGCAACATGGGTTTTTGGCCAGATTGGGTGACTGTTCCTGGCCAGGATGTCGATTTCGACGTCACTTGGAAATCGGACGAAGTGTACGTCCAGAAGACCGGTTCCCGAAAAATTCGAGCAATTTATCTGGAATACGCCAACGGTCGCTATGACTATTGGACCATGAACCGAAATAGCGGTACTTGGAAAGGCAGCGGAAGCAATAATGGCCAACGCATCACATCGGCGTGGGTCAACGATGGGAACGAGTGGGAAGAATTCGATTTCTATCGAAACAGCACCATCCGTCGCGGCCTAGGTCTTAACGGCGTGAACTACCCGTCCTCCGGCGATTGGGACGACTTCATCGAGTATTGTCGATCACACAGCAACAATATGCCGTGGTACGACGGTGATGTTTACTCCGCCGGGTATCGTCGCAAGTTCGGTATGCTCACGCTGATCAACTTCTGGAATAAGAACAAACCGAAGCACAGTCAAACACCTGACCTGTGGCGAGCCAGCCAACAGCCGATTACGGCTCTGAAAGACGCTTGCGATATTCTGCTGGATTACCTCGTTGCCGTTGCGGCGGAAGATCAGGTGGGGTTGTCGATCTATACGGCGGCGGACTCTCATGGGCTTTTGGAATCCGGATTGACTCGTGACTATGGATTGCTGAAAACCATCTCCAGGCAACGACAGGCGGGACACTACCACACGAATACCAACATCGGTGCGGGGATGAACAAGGGACGCATCGAACTGGAAAACAACGCCCGTCCGAAAGCCTATCGAATGATGGTTTTGATGACGGACGGTTTGGCCAACATGTCGTCGACGGGAGCCAGCCCAAGGGATTATGCCATCGACGAAGCCCAATATGCCGCCGCTTCTGGAATCAAAATCATGACGATTAGCTTGGGAGCCGGGGCTGACACGGGATTGATGCAACAAATCGCCGACATCACCGGAGGCAAACATT